One segment of Streptomyces sp. NA02950 DNA contains the following:
- a CDS encoding winged helix-turn-helix domain-containing protein translates to MRYPQGGGLTAERQQFREELRLKAAERFAQGEASSVIAKDLRVSVRSVQRWRQVWDEGGPRALRSQGPASLPRLSDKQFAQLEAELAKGAAAHGWEDQRWTLSRVKTVIGRRFHLTYTVQGVRKLLVRNGWSCQVPARRAMERDDDAVAGWVKEVWPCAEGSRR, encoded by the coding sequence ATGCGGTATCCACAAGGGGGCGGGCTGACCGCCGAACGGCAGCAGTTCCGCGAGGAGTTACGGCTGAAGGCGGCTGAGAGGTTCGCCCAGGGTGAGGCGAGCTCGGTGATCGCCAAGGACTTGCGCGTCAGCGTCCGCTCGGTACAGCGGTGGCGGCAGGTGTGGGACGAGGGCGGTCCGCGGGCTCTGCGGTCGCAGGGGCCGGCGTCGCTGCCGCGACTGAGCGATAAGCAGTTCGCCCAGTTGGAGGCAGAGCTGGCCAAAGGGGCGGCCGCTCACGGCTGGGAAGACCAGCGGTGGACCCTGAGCCGCGTGAAGACGGTGATCGGCCGCCGCTTCCACCTGACCTACACGGTCCAGGGCGTGCGCAAGCTGCTGGTCCGTAACGGATGGTCCTGCCAGGTCCCGGCCCGACGGGCGATGGAGCGGGACGACGATGCGGTGGCCGGGTGGGTCAAGGAGGTGTGGCCCTGCGCGGAAGGCTCGCGGCGGTGA
- a CDS encoding BlaI/MecI/CopY family transcriptional regulator — translation MEAQVLGALWEAPGPVAAVWVQERLGGDLAYTTVMTILSRLHVKKAVTRERVGRSFLWQAASDEAGMAASRMHRVLDGQNDREAVLASFFTTLTPEDERLVRDLLGDAKADPKD, via the coding sequence TTGGAAGCGCAGGTGCTGGGGGCGCTGTGGGAGGCGCCGGGCCCGGTCGCGGCCGTGTGGGTGCAGGAACGGCTCGGCGGAGATCTCGCTTATACGACAGTGATGACCATCCTCTCCCGGTTGCACGTCAAGAAGGCCGTGACCCGTGAACGAGTCGGCCGTTCGTTCCTGTGGCAAGCCGCGTCGGACGAGGCAGGGATGGCCGCCTCGCGGATGCATCGCGTCCTGGACGGACAGAACGATCGGGAAGCCGTACTGGCGAGCTTCTTCACCACTCTGACTCCGGAGGACGAGCGACTCGTGCGTGATCTGCTGGGCGATGCGAAGGCCGATCCGAAGGACTGA
- a CDS encoding transposase, which translates to MTPPQAKTWSQRGRTPVVRVRGRSRRRISIAALTCYKPGHRSRLIYRPRRDDGPRDGRKSFSWREYRDLLIAAHQQLGGPIVLVWDNLNVHKAADLREWAAVRDWLTIYYLPPYAPDLNPVEGIWSLLRRGWLSNVAFSTPEHLVHRIRRGLRHIQYRSDLIDGCLAETGLTIRPA; encoded by the coding sequence ATGACGCCGCCGCAGGCGAAAACCTGGTCCCAGCGCGGCCGGACCCCGGTGGTGCGGGTCCGCGGCCGTTCGCGCAGACGGATATCGATCGCTGCGCTGACCTGCTACAAACCCGGCCACCGGTCCCGGCTGATCTACCGGCCGCGCCGGGACGACGGCCCGCGCGACGGACGCAAAAGCTTCTCCTGGCGCGAGTACCGGGACCTGCTGATCGCCGCCCACCAGCAGCTCGGCGGCCCGATCGTTCTCGTCTGGGACAACCTGAACGTCCACAAAGCCGCCGACCTGCGGGAATGGGCGGCAGTCCGGGACTGGCTGACCATTTACTACCTGCCGCCCTACGCACCCGACCTCAACCCCGTCGAAGGGATCTGGTCACTGCTGCGGCGCGGTTGGCTTTCCAACGTCGCCTTCAGCACTCCCGAACACCTCGTCCACCGCATCCGACGCGGCTTACGGCACATCCAGTACCGCAGCGACCTCATAGACGGCTGCCTCGCCGAGACCGGCCTGACCATCCGACCCGCCTGA
- a CDS encoding TniQ family protein translates to MGPSTPRTRRAAVPGQRTADTAFQPLADESLASWINAMARHSGVETRALLREFQLSRDGALTMAQTRLSEQSVRRLSRKTGISEAVLHGMTLARYAGNALPHLPVSPWVDGAAVRQWSSSAWLMDHEARWCARCLREDDMRWPLRWMLPWNFACLRHRVYMATECVRCLSPVRFGRHLSLDRSCDARVEDARRRYGHDGPCAYPITMHRPLPVSDEAVLGLQTRISTWLDGSATVDDRQLVSLTAVMIMLVTPVMLRRSGEDPALLCNLRSRRYVGRMAERRLWADPLRVAAAASVAQRVLSSRPSAAEVARHVADLRSLDYRDAPWRLDVMEWAYGAALRPNPYVEELVRQGVITIGSYKQA, encoded by the coding sequence ATGGGACCTTCCACCCCACGAACCCGACGGGCCGCGGTACCGGGTCAGCGCACCGCCGACACGGCCTTTCAGCCACTTGCGGACGAATCCCTGGCCAGCTGGATCAACGCCATGGCACGGCACTCGGGCGTGGAAACCCGGGCACTCCTAAGAGAGTTTCAGCTCAGCCGGGACGGCGCGTTGACCATGGCTCAGACCAGGCTCTCCGAGCAGTCCGTACGTCGCCTGAGCAGAAAAACGGGTATCAGCGAGGCCGTCCTCCATGGCATGACTCTCGCCCGCTACGCGGGCAATGCCCTGCCGCACCTGCCGGTCTCCCCTTGGGTTGACGGTGCGGCCGTCCGGCAGTGGAGCTCGTCCGCCTGGCTTATGGACCACGAGGCCCGCTGGTGTGCACGGTGCCTGCGTGAGGACGACATGCGCTGGCCGCTGCGCTGGATGCTCCCCTGGAACTTCGCCTGTCTCCGGCATCGCGTCTACATGGCCACCGAGTGCGTCCGCTGTCTGTCCCCGGTGCGCTTCGGCCGACACCTCTCGCTCGACCGCTCCTGCGATGCCCGAGTGGAAGACGCACGGCGCAGGTACGGGCACGACGGGCCCTGCGCATATCCGATCACTATGCACCGTCCACTGCCTGTCAGCGATGAAGCGGTGCTCGGGCTGCAGACGAGAATCAGCACATGGCTCGACGGAAGCGCGACCGTCGACGACAGACAGCTCGTTTCCCTGACCGCGGTCATGATCATGCTGGTGACGCCCGTCATGCTCCGCCGCAGCGGAGAGGACCCGGCGCTGCTGTGCAATCTGCGGTCGCGCCGGTATGTAGGCCGGATGGCGGAACGAAGACTGTGGGCCGACCCGCTGAGGGTTGCCGCGGCCGCCTCAGTGGCACAACGGGTACTGAGCAGCCGCCCCTCAGCCGCCGAAGTAGCCAGGCATGTGGCGGATCTCCGGTCTCTGGACTACCGCGATGCCCCGTGGCGACTGGACGTCATGGAGTGGGCCTACGGGGCGGCCTTGCGGCCGAATCCCTACGTGGAGGAGTTGGTGCGCCAGGGAGTGATCACGATCGGGTCGTACAAGCAGGCCTGA
- a CDS encoding M56 family metallopeptidase, whose amino-acid sequence MGIFVFLPLVLPLTALPIARLAELHLHPRSATRLLTAVGGVLALCSTLCLMLLVVVGTAQLPGNPLPDGWSDPEVRAAVPYDEVAGKSAIGALAVVGATCGALLRRHFRVRREAHRALSGMPDAPVAVLPDTRVYAYALPGGAHTGGVPGRIVVSKAMLACLDSGERAALIAHERAHLLARHHRHLLLAQLAARANPLLVPLRDAVAYSAERWADEEAALAVGDRKAVARAVGKAALVSHGTPVATLLGFAVPGPVPRRVAALLGPVPPSGWPPVFTAVGLAAWTAAAGTAASAFSSANAAVALFVVLAAATPL is encoded by the coding sequence ATGGGCATCTTCGTCTTTCTGCCGCTCGTCCTGCCCTTAACAGCGCTGCCGATCGCCCGCTTGGCGGAGCTGCACTTGCACCCCCGAAGCGCTACCCGGCTGCTGACGGCCGTCGGCGGCGTGCTCGCTCTGTGCAGCACGCTGTGCCTGATGCTGCTGGTGGTCGTCGGCACCGCGCAGCTCCCGGGGAACCCGCTGCCGGACGGGTGGTCGGACCCGGAGGTGCGCGCCGCGGTGCCCTACGACGAGGTCGCGGGGAAGTCTGCCATCGGGGCCCTGGCCGTCGTGGGTGCCACGTGCGGAGCGTTGTTGCGGAGGCATTTTCGGGTACGGCGGGAGGCTCACCGCGCGCTGTCCGGCATGCCGGACGCGCCCGTGGCAGTTCTCCCCGATACCCGGGTGTACGCCTACGCGCTTCCTGGCGGCGCCCATACCGGGGGTGTGCCGGGACGGATCGTGGTCTCCAAAGCGATGCTGGCCTGTCTGGATTCCGGGGAGCGCGCGGCGTTGATCGCCCATGAGCGGGCTCACCTCCTCGCGCGCCACCACCGCCATCTGCTGCTGGCGCAGCTGGCGGCGCGGGCCAATCCGTTGCTGGTCCCCTTGCGGGATGCGGTGGCGTACAGCGCTGAGCGCTGGGCGGACGAGGAGGCGGCGCTGGCGGTCGGCGACCGGAAAGCCGTGGCGCGTGCCGTCGGCAAGGCCGCACTGGTGTCGCACGGCACGCCGGTGGCGACGCTGCTGGGGTTCGCCGTGCCGGGGCCGGTGCCCCGGCGGGTGGCTGCCCTGCTCGGCCCTGTGCCGCCCAGCGGGTGGCCGCCGGTGTTCACGGCGGTGGGTCTTGCGGCCTGGACGGCGGCGGCCGGTACGGCGGCCTCCGCCTTCTCGTCCGCGAACGCGGCGGTCGCGCTGTTCGTCGTCCTGGCGGCGGCGACCCCGCTCTGA
- a CDS encoding IS701 family transposase, giving the protein MEDYAARFDDLFFSLAQRRGFREYLTGLLAPRERNKTITCLAGAEPVAGAGTAGVQRLQFFLSESPWEAEQVNDRRLELLREQSATAPHDGGVIVIDDSGDRKDGTATAHVGRQWLGRYGKTDNGIVTVTTVWTDGRVYYPLHAAPYTPAHHFTRSRSDPDFRTKPQLAAALAARGKEAGFGCRAVVADCAYSVSDDWYLALREAGLAYVVALKPHRGTWAPADQPHTPIEAAHSLAWRDARHPGDWMPVERHFRDGHTETWWAADARLGGYGPDSPCRLVVATTDPGSLPEKATWYLATSLPHPDTPHAATGPHPPAGLAEIVHLYGLRPWIEQSYKQIKDELGWADFQVRSDRAIRRHQTLVNCAFSFCWDQWFAPPGPLDATAPDPCPDDGPERGINRTPPAPTALLAQGLTGHPVLAHPRHHPHPVVASLDGHRPTLRAPGPDRRGHHRTRH; this is encoded by the coding sequence TTGGAGGACTATGCGGCGCGGTTCGACGACCTCTTCTTCAGTCTGGCTCAGCGGCGGGGGTTTCGCGAGTACCTGACGGGACTGCTGGCACCACGGGAGCGGAACAAGACGATCACATGCCTGGCAGGGGCGGAGCCGGTGGCGGGTGCGGGGACGGCGGGGGTGCAGCGGCTGCAGTTCTTCCTGTCCGAGTCCCCTTGGGAGGCCGAGCAGGTCAACGACCGGCGGCTTGAGCTGCTGCGTGAGCAGTCGGCGACGGCTCCGCACGACGGCGGGGTCATCGTGATCGACGATTCCGGGGACCGTAAGGACGGCACGGCCACCGCGCACGTGGGCCGACAGTGGCTGGGCCGGTACGGCAAGACGGACAACGGCATCGTCACGGTGACCACGGTGTGGACCGACGGCCGTGTGTACTACCCGCTGCACGCGGCTCCCTACACCCCCGCCCACCACTTCACCCGCAGCCGCTCCGACCCGGACTTCCGCACGAAACCACAGCTGGCCGCTGCCCTCGCGGCCCGAGGGAAGGAGGCCGGCTTCGGCTGCCGGGCGGTGGTCGCCGACTGCGCCTACTCGGTCAGCGACGACTGGTACCTCGCACTGCGCGAGGCCGGCCTGGCCTACGTGGTCGCGCTCAAGCCGCACCGCGGCACCTGGGCTCCGGCCGACCAGCCGCACACCCCCATCGAAGCCGCACACTCACTGGCCTGGCGCGATGCCAGGCATCCAGGCGACTGGATGCCCGTGGAACGTCACTTCCGTGACGGGCACACCGAGACCTGGTGGGCGGCTGATGCCCGCCTGGGCGGCTACGGCCCCGACTCTCCCTGCCGGCTGGTCGTGGCCACCACCGATCCGGGCAGCCTGCCGGAGAAGGCCACCTGGTACCTGGCCACCAGCCTGCCCCACCCCGACACACCCCACGCTGCCACCGGCCCGCACCCGCCGGCGGGCCTCGCCGAGATCGTCCACCTCTACGGACTGCGGCCCTGGATCGAGCAGAGCTACAAACAGATCAAGGACGAACTCGGCTGGGCCGACTTCCAAGTCCGCTCCGACCGCGCCATCCGCCGCCACCAGACCCTGGTCAACTGCGCCTTCTCCTTCTGCTGGGACCAGTGGTTCGCCCCACCGGGACCCCTGGATGCCACCGCGCCGGACCCATGCCCCGACGACGGGCCAGAGAGGGGGATCAACCGAACCCCACCAGCCCCAACAGCCCTGCTGGCCCAGGGCCTTACGGGCCATCCGGTCCTGGCTCACCCCCGCCATCACCCTCACCCGGTGGTGGCGAGCCTGGACGGACACAGACCCACCCTCAGAGCTCCAGGCCCTGATCGACGCGGTCACCACCGGACACGGCATTGA